The Amblyomma americanum isolate KBUSLIRL-KWMA chromosome 3, ASM5285725v1, whole genome shotgun sequence genome window below encodes:
- the LOC144124189 gene encoding uncharacterized protein LOC144124189, translated as MSNSKEGTRTSSLRRRSHNLPEDLPMSPQDGQQETEAPSALAAAVVTSPVVSPCILHPNIPNQEEGTRTSRISRRKRSRSRPDILLTSLMSPELPHATNSATAAPTSVTSPAEVVSAPIHPHMRNLEETTTSRLSRRRRSHGRAPVLPTLPIPQEALPVDRSTSAEPAAVTTPAVVAPPPSNQNIRNIETDTKTPHVFRSLRDRPEVTHTSSLSLEGHQEFESSTVAPLTVTASAEAVVAPLHPNTSNLEETRILQVSRGQSAELLTSPKSGEDPQGADSTTAGPATATAPAVAGEAPLKPDIGNLEDARLSQVACGPRAILPSSSKTSKVPQEGDATTTAPAIVNTPPVVMHSPLLQNMRNFEEEPRQSRISRKRRSSARTEALPISPSSPEGAFGADTTTAATHTATTCTVGAPPPFRPKIPHFEERTVPRMSDVSQVSRSKHLCGQNENLALSSMSPQGTQGADVTPSAPATVTESAAVASPPLHPYTEAETRATLTRSKRSSGRPAVLPNSLLSPLSPLPPLSVLSPCMNAREVGATTIGLGTTNTTSAPPLDHILIFGHGRFQRLILLCASLAFFVSLLHTAALASLARPVNHWCRPPVEYARLPAQTWKNSSVPLEADGKGHSQCLRYDPPIPVAEDAYIDNRSVVPCDNGWDYEVGLSAGLGVQSIVQEWDIVCGRRWMLSVLSALNLLGGVIGAPIAGVTADIMGRRPVLVIWVILLIFTGTAVVFADTMLLFTVLRTLLSAAAISVFVTSAVVLFEVTNTQHRTSFCSVAIVGAICLATAYHQFVYNFSLTWQASQIAYMIPSCGLILAVYLVEESPCWLLAVSEVHRAETVLSWAAHVNKIDPESFKQRLGTLKMELKRQPQTHTDPWVPNIFSPEQEVHTSDLLKNQSLRQRSLIIFGCCFSSFAVYYNLKTGEVMRTNKTAAQTYLLLLLPATLAAVPIIMRAGRRRSLSFSMVGLSILAAALGTAHIFKAPEHVLAAVTISWLVVFILCSVAMLVFSAELYPTVLRGAGVSICYAMGRVGGLVGIFADQVLAEELKSAAYVAAAALLLLFGTLAMALPETMVHQPANTMRDITVDKWQLYSPLRVARGKRHWRPTFGGSRQDW; from the exons ATGTCCAATTCTAAAGAAGGCACGCGGACATCGTCTCTGAGGAGACGCTCCCACAACCTGCCTGAGGACCTGCCGATGTCACCTCAAGACGGTCAGCAAGAGACCGAAGCCCCATCAGCCTTGGCCGCCGCTGTCGTGACTTCACCTGTGGTCTCGCCATGTATCCTTCATCCAAATATACCTAATCAAGAGGAGGGTACGAGGACATCACGAATTTCTCGGCGAAAACGGTCTCGCAGTCGACCAGACATTCTTCTTACGTCACTGATGTCCCCAGAACTTCCACATGCTACCAATTCCGCCACTGCTGCACCAACCTCCGTCACTTCTCCAGCTGAAGTCGTGTCAGCACCCATCCATCCACATATGCGCAATCTCGAAGAGACGACAACATCGCGGCTGTCTCGACGAAGACGTTCCCACGGCCGAGCCCCCGTCCTGCCTACGTTACCAATACCACAAGAGGCTCTGCCGGTTGACCGTTCCACAAGTGCTGAGCCTGCCGCCGTAACCACTCCGGCTGTGGTCGCGCCGCCACCCAGTAATCAAAATATTCGCAATATCGAAACAGATACCAAGACTCCGCACGTGTTTCGGAGCCTCCGCGACCGACCGGAAGTCACGCACACGTCGTCATTGTCTTTAGAGGGTCACCAGGAATTCGAGTCGTCAACTGTGGCACCACTGACCGTCACCGCTTCAGCTGAAGCCGTGGTGGCACCCCTCCATCCTAATACGAGTAACCTCGAAGAAACCCGGATATTGCAGGTGTCTCGCGGCCAATCTGCAGAGCTGCTTACGTCACCGAAGTCTGGAGAGGATCCGCAAGGAGCCGACTCCACAACTGCGGGGCCTGCTACTGCCACTGCCCCAGCTGTAGCCGGGGAAGCTCCCCTCAAACCAGATATCGGTAATCTTGAAGATGCCCGATTGTCCCAGGTTGCCTGTGGCCCACGTGCTATTCTGCCTTCGTCGTCCAAGACTTCCAAAGTTCCGCAGGAAGGAGACGCTACAACTACTGCGCCCGCCATTGTCAACACTCCTCCTGTGGTCATGCATTCACCGCTACTCCAAAATATGCGTAATTTTGAAGAAGAGCCGCGTCAGTCACGAATATCTCGGAAGAGACGCTCTTCGGCTCGTACCGAAGCCCTGCCTATATCTCCGTCTTCTCCAGAGGGCGCTTTCGGGGCCGATACCACTACCGCTGCGACCCACACCGCCACTACTTGCACCGTAGGCGCGCCACCACCCTTCCGCCCCAAAATTCCTCATTTCGAAGAAAGGACGGTCCCAAGGATGTCGGATGTGTCACAGGTATCTCGGAGCAAACACCTCTGTGGCCAAAATGAAAACCTTGCGCTTTCGTCGATGTCACCGCAGGGTACGCAAGGGGCTGACGTCACACCTAGCGCACCCGCCACCGTCACCGAATCCGCTGCGGTCGCATCCCCACCGCTCCATCCTTACACCGAAGCAGAGACGCGGGCGACGTTGACTCGGAGTAAACGCTCGAGCGGCCGCCCTGCAGTCCTGCCTAATTCGCTGCTGTcgccattgtcgccactgccacCGTTGTCGGTGTTGTCACCATGCATGAATGCAAGGGAAGTCGGTGCCACCACTATCGGGCTCGGTACCACGAACACAACCTCTGCACCACCGCTAGACCACATCCTGATATTCGGCCACGGCCGGTTCCAGAGGCTTATCCTTTTGTGCGCTTCACTGGCATTCTTCGTGTCCCTGTTGCACACTGCTGCCTTAGCCAGCCTGGCCCGTCCCGTAAACCACTGGTGCAGGCCTCCCGTTGAGTATGCCCGGCTGCCAGCACAGACGTGGAAGAACAGCAGCGTGCCGCTTGAGGCCGACGGCAAAGGGCACAGCCAGTGTCTTCGTTACGACCCTCCGATTCCTGTTGCAGAAGACGCCTACATCGACAACCGGAGCGTGGTTCCCTGCGATAACGGATGGGACTATGAGGTAGGGTTGAGCGCGGGGCTTGGAGTGCAATCTATAGTTCAAGAGTGGGACATCGTCTGCGGCCGGCGTTGGATGTTGAGTGTGCTCTCGGCGCTAAACTTGCTGGGAGGAGTGATAGGAGCTCCCATCGCTGGTGTAACGGCAGATATAATGGGACGCCGGCCAGTGCTCGTTATCTGGGTCATTTTACTTATCTTTACGGGGACCGCGGTGGTGTTCGCCGATACCATGCTACTATTTACCGTCCTCCGCACCCTCCTCTCCGCTGCTGCCATAAGCGTCTTTGTCACGTCTGCCGTGGTCTTGTTCGAGGTCACAAACACACAACACCGGACTTCTTTCTGCAGCGTCGCTATTGTTGGTGCCATTTGCCTCGCCACAGCCTACCACCAGTTCGTCTACAATTTCTCCCTCACCTGGCAGGCGAGCCAGATTGCCTACATGATACCCTCCTGCGGTTTGATCCTGGCGGTGTACCTTGTGGAGGAATCCCCATGCTGGCTTCTGGCTGTGTCCGAAGTGCACCGAGCCGAAACCGTGCTGTCATGGGCGGCTCATGTTAACAAAATCGATCCGGAGTCGTTCAAGCAACGCCTGGGTACATTGAAGATGGAGCTGAAAAGACAGCCGCAAACTCACACGGATCCTTGGGTTCCTAACATATTCTCTCCGGAACAAG AAGTGCACACCTCTGACCTGTTGAAGAACCAATCCCTCCGCCAGAGGTCGCTGATCATCTTCGGCTGCTGCTTCTCTAGCTTTGCCGTCTACTACAACCTCAAAACTGGCGAGGTGATGCGTACCAACAAAACGGCAGCGCAGACTTAtcttctgctgctactgcccgctACGCTCGCCGCCGTCCCGATCATCATGCGTGCTGGCCGGCGAAGGTCACTCTCCTTCAGCATGGTCGGCCTGTCCATCCTGGCAGCTGCTCTGGGCACTGCCCATATCTTCAAAGCTCCAGAACATGTTCTGGCGGCCGTCACCATCTCGTGGCTGGTGGTATTCATCCTCTGCTCCGTCGCCATGCTCGTGTTCTCAGCGGAGTTGTACCCGACCGTGTTACGGGGCGCCGGGGTTTCCATCTGCTACGCCATGGGGCGCGTGGGAGGCCTCGTGGGCATCTTCGCCGACCAGGTCCTGGCGGAGGAACTTAAAAGCGCAGCGTACGTCGCGGCGGcagcactgctgctgctgtttggaACACTGGCGATGGCGCTGCCGGAGACGATGGTACATCAGCCCGCGAACACTATGCGAGACATCACGGTGGATAAGTGGCAGCTGTATTCGCCCCTGAGGGTGGCCCGCGGGAAAAGACATTGGAGGCCAACGTTTGGAGGATCAAGACAAGACTGGTAG